Proteins from a single region of Pseudomonas sp. BSw22131:
- the folC gene encoding bifunctional tetrahydrofolate synthase/dihydrofolate synthase yields MTQRSLADWLAYLEQLHPSAIDMGLERSRQVALQLGLGRPAPRVITVTGTNGKGSTCAFVARLLQAQGLKVGVYSSPHLLHYNERVQLQGVEASDAQLCEAFAAVEAARADISLTYFEMGTLAAFWLFEQASLDAVVLEVGLGGRLDAVNLIDADVALVTSIGVDHADWLGDTRESVAFEKAGIFRQGRPALCGDPEPPAPLLERAEALDCPLSLRGRDFDLTISGNDWNWFGTDIDGQRVELLNLPLLDLPMQNAALALQAYLLLGMPWDASLIRNALLNTRVTGRLDRRALQWQGKALTVLMDVGHNPHAATFLAERLAQRPVAGQRLAVFGLLNDKDLDGVLAPLMTSIASWAVAPLPTVRSRSADEVAGALQNLGARVTSYPSVALALQAQCEQATADDEIVLFGSFYCVAEGLEWLSRHATEEVANGFAG; encoded by the coding sequence ATGACCCAACGCTCTCTGGCCGACTGGCTCGCGTACCTCGAGCAACTGCACCCTTCGGCCATTGACATGGGGCTGGAGCGCTCACGGCAAGTGGCGCTTCAGCTGGGTCTCGGTCGGCCTGCGCCGCGTGTGATCACGGTCACCGGCACCAACGGCAAAGGGTCCACCTGTGCCTTCGTCGCCCGGTTGCTGCAAGCCCAAGGTCTCAAAGTCGGCGTTTACAGCTCGCCGCATTTGCTGCACTACAACGAGCGCGTTCAACTGCAGGGCGTCGAAGCCAGCGACGCGCAGCTGTGTGAAGCCTTCGCTGCAGTGGAAGCGGCCCGCGCCGATATTTCCCTGACCTATTTTGAAATGGGCACGCTTGCAGCGTTTTGGCTGTTCGAGCAAGCGTCGCTTGATGCTGTGGTGCTTGAAGTTGGTCTGGGTGGGCGGCTTGATGCCGTGAACCTGATCGACGCCGATGTTGCACTGGTCACCAGCATTGGCGTCGATCACGCCGATTGGCTGGGCGATACGCGTGAATCGGTGGCGTTCGAAAAGGCCGGGATCTTTCGTCAAGGCCGACCGGCGTTGTGCGGTGATCCTGAGCCGCCTGCACCGCTGCTTGAACGTGCCGAAGCGCTCGACTGCCCGCTGTCGTTGCGCGGGCGCGATTTCGATCTGACTATCAGCGGCAATGACTGGAACTGGTTTGGCACCGACATCGATGGACAGCGTGTCGAACTATTGAACCTGCCGTTGCTCGACCTTCCGATGCAGAACGCAGCATTGGCGCTCCAGGCGTATCTGCTGCTGGGGATGCCGTGGGACGCCTCGCTGATCCGCAATGCTTTGCTGAACACCCGGGTGACCGGACGTCTGGATCGCCGTGCGTTGCAGTGGCAGGGTAAGGCGCTCACGGTGTTGATGGACGTTGGTCACAACCCCCATGCAGCAACCTTTCTGGCTGAGCGTCTGGCGCAACGGCCTGTCGCGGGTCAACGGCTGGCGGTGTTCGGTCTACTCAACGACAAAGACCTCGATGGCGTTCTCGCTCCGCTGATGACCAGCATCGCATCCTGGGCGGTGGCACCGTTGCCGACTGTCCGCAGCCGCAGTGCCGATGAGGTTGCAGGCGCCTTGCAGAACCTTGGCGCCCGCGTGACGTCCTATCCGAGTGTCGCTCTGGCGCTGCAAGCACAATGCGAACAGGCGACTGCCGACGACGAAATCGTGCTGTTCGGATCTTTTTATTGCGTTGCCGAAGGTCTTGAATGGCTGAGTCGGCACGCCACGGAGGAAGTGGCAAATGGCTTTGCTGGATAA
- the purF gene encoding amidophosphoribosyltransferase has product MCGIVGIVGKSNVNQALYDALTVLQHRGQDAAGIVTSHDGRLFLRKDNGLVRDVFHQRHMQRLVGHMGIGHVRYPTAGSSTSAEAQPFYVNSPYGITLAHNGNLTNVEQLAKEIYESDLRHVNTNSDSEVLLNVFAHELAVRGKLQPTEEDIFAAVTDVHKRCRGGYAVVAMITGYGIVGFRDPDAIRPIVFGQRHTDEGVEYMIASESVALDVLGFSLIRDLAPGEAVYITEDGKLHTRQCAPNPKYAPCIFEHVYLARPDSIIDGISVYKARLRMGEKLGDKILRERPDHDIDVVIPIPDTSRTAALELANHLGVKFREGFVKNRYIGRTFIMPGQAARKKSVRQKLNAIELEFRGKNVMLVDDSIVRGTTCKQIIQMAREAGAKNVYFCSAAPAVRFPNVYGIDMPSAHELIAHNRTTQDVADLIGADWLIYQDLNDLIEAVSGSKKIKIDNFDCSVFDGKYVTGDIDEHYLNKIEQARNDASKVKTQAVSAIIDLYNN; this is encoded by the coding sequence ATGTGTGGCATCGTCGGTATCGTCGGCAAGTCGAACGTCAATCAGGCGCTGTATGACGCGCTCACCGTCCTCCAGCACCGCGGCCAGGACGCTGCCGGTATCGTGACCAGCCACGACGGCCGGTTGTTTCTGCGCAAGGATAACGGCCTGGTCCGTGACGTGTTTCATCAGCGCCATATGCAGCGTCTGGTCGGCCACATGGGTATCGGCCACGTGCGCTACCCCACCGCAGGCAGCTCGACGTCCGCTGAAGCCCAGCCGTTTTACGTCAACTCGCCGTATGGCATCACCCTGGCGCACAACGGCAACTTGACCAACGTTGAACAGTTGGCCAAGGAGATTTACGAATCCGATCTGCGCCACGTCAACACCAATTCCGACTCGGAAGTGCTGCTCAACGTGTTCGCTCATGAGCTGGCGGTACGTGGCAAGTTGCAACCGACCGAAGAAGACATCTTCGCCGCCGTGACCGACGTGCATAAACGCTGCCGCGGTGGCTATGCGGTCGTGGCAATGATCACCGGTTATGGCATTGTCGGCTTCCGCGATCCGGACGCCATTCGCCCTATCGTGTTCGGCCAGCGTCACACCGACGAAGGCGTCGAATACATGATCGCCTCCGAAAGCGTTGCTCTCGACGTGCTCGGTTTCTCGCTGATCCGTGACCTTGCACCCGGCGAAGCGGTTTACATCACTGAAGACGGCAAGCTGCACACCCGACAGTGCGCACCGAATCCAAAATACGCGCCGTGCATTTTCGAACATGTTTATCTGGCCCGTCCGGATTCGATCATCGACGGCATCTCGGTCTACAAGGCGCGTCTGCGCATGGGCGAGAAGCTGGGTGACAAGATCCTGCGCGAGCGTCCGGATCACGACATCGACGTGGTCATTCCGATTCCGGACACCAGCCGTACCGCCGCCCTCGAGCTGGCCAATCACCTGGGCGTCAAGTTTCGCGAAGGCTTCGTGAAAAACCGCTACATCGGCCGCACGTTCATCATGCCGGGGCAGGCAGCACGGAAAAAATCCGTACGTCAGAAGCTCAACGCCATTGAACTGGAATTCCGCGGCAAGAACGTGATGCTGGTGGACGACTCCATCGTGCGCGGTACCACGTGCAAGCAGATCATTCAGATGGCCCGCGAAGCTGGCGCCAAGAATGTCTACTTCTGTTCTGCGGCCCCGGCCGTACGCTTCCCTAACGTCTACGGCATCGACATGCCGAGTGCCCACGAGCTGATCGCTCACAACCGCACCACCCAGGACGTGGCCGACCTCATCGGTGCCGACTGGTTGATCTATCAGGACCTCAACGACCTGATCGAGGCTGTAAGCGGCAGCAAAAAGATCAAGATCGACAACTTCGATTGCTCGGTCTTTGACGGCAAGTACGTGACCGGTGATATCGACGAGCATTATCTGAACAAGATCGAGCAGGCGCGTAACGACGCCTCCAAAGTCAAAACCCAGGCTGTGAGCGCGATCATCGATCTGTACAACAACTAA
- a CDS encoding 3-phosphoshikimate 1-carboxyvinyltransferase, with translation MGMNQTITVIPPGVPLTGHVSPPGSKSITNRALLLAALAKGTSHLRGALKSDDTRHMSNALRQMGVTIDEPDDTSFVVTSTGQLQVPEGPLFLGNAGTAVRFLTAAVCTVNGSVTLDGDHYMQKRPIGPLLEALLKGGLDAQSATGCPPVVVQGAGSIKATRFEIDGGLSSQYVSALLMVAACGDAPIEVALTGKEIGARGYIDLTLACMRAFGAEIECVDDALWRVLPTGYTACDYHIEPDASAATYLWAAEALTGGKIDLGVAADAFTQPDAKAMEVIAQFPRMPAVINGSQMQDAIPTLAVLAAFNETPVRFVDLANLRVKECDRVQALHDGLNQIRSGLASVEGDDLLVAADPGLAGTNSHALINTHSDHRIAMCFALAGLKVSGIRIQDPDCVGKTYPGYWRALEFLGVRMEHGNI, from the coding sequence ATGGGCATGAACCAAACCATCACTGTTATTCCTCCAGGCGTACCCTTGACCGGGCATGTGTCGCCCCCAGGCTCGAAATCGATCACCAACCGCGCGCTGCTGCTGGCCGCGCTGGCAAAGGGCACCAGCCATCTTCGTGGTGCGCTGAAAAGCGATGACACCCGGCACATGTCCAACGCCCTGCGGCAGATGGGTGTGACCATTGATGAGCCGGACGACACCAGCTTTGTGGTCACCAGCACCGGTCAATTGCAGGTACCTGAAGGCCCTCTGTTTCTTGGCAATGCTGGCACTGCTGTGCGTTTTCTCACGGCGGCGGTCTGCACTGTCAACGGCAGCGTCACGCTGGACGGCGACCATTACATGCAGAAGCGTCCGATCGGTCCGCTGCTGGAGGCTCTGCTCAAGGGCGGTCTGGATGCACAAAGTGCCACTGGTTGCCCGCCCGTGGTTGTCCAGGGCGCTGGCTCGATCAAGGCCACGCGTTTCGAAATCGACGGCGGACTGTCCAGCCAGTACGTATCTGCGTTGTTGATGGTCGCAGCCTGTGGTGATGCGCCGATCGAAGTGGCGCTCACCGGCAAGGAAATCGGCGCCCGTGGCTACATTGATCTGACCCTCGCGTGCATGCGCGCTTTTGGTGCCGAAATCGAGTGCGTGGATGACGCGTTGTGGCGCGTATTGCCAACCGGTTACACCGCCTGCGATTACCACATCGAACCTGACGCCTCCGCCGCGACTTACCTCTGGGCTGCCGAAGCCTTGACCGGCGGCAAGATTGATCTGGGCGTAGCGGCAGACGCCTTCACTCAGCCCGACGCCAAAGCCATGGAAGTCATTGCTCAGTTCCCGCGTATGCCCGCCGTGATTAACGGCTCACAGATGCAGGACGCCATTCCTACGCTCGCGGTGCTGGCTGCTTTCAACGAAACGCCGGTGCGCTTCGTTGATCTTGCCAACCTGCGGGTCAAGGAGTGCGACCGGGTTCAGGCACTGCACGATGGCCTCAATCAGATACGTTCCGGTCTTGCCAGCGTTGAAGGCGATGACCTGCTCGTGGCGGCGGATCCTGGGCTGGCTGGCACTAATAGCCATGCGCTGATCAACACCCACTCCGATCACCGTATCGCCATGTGCTTTGCGTTGGCAGGTCTGAAAGTGTCTGGCATCAGGATTCAAGACCCTGATTGCGTGGGCAAGACCTACCCCGGTTACTGGCGAGCGCTTGAGTTTCTTGGTGTGCGGATGGAGCATGGCAATATTTGA
- a CDS encoding O-succinylhomoserine sulfhydrylase yields MTQEWDAGRLDSDLEGVGFDTLAVRAGQHRTPEAEHSDPLFFTSSYVFRTAADAAATFAGDKPGNVYSRYTNPTVHSFEERMAALEGGEQAVGTSTGMSAILATVMALCSAGDHVLVSKSVFGSTISLFEKYFKRFGVEVDYVPLTELSGWDAAIKSNTKLLFVESPSNPLAELVDIAALAEVAHAKGALLVVDNCFCTPALQRPLLMGADVVTHSATKFIDGQGRAMGGVVVGRAELMKEVVGFLRTAGPSLSPFNAWLFLKGLETLTIRMRAHCQSALELAQWLEQQDGIEKVHYAGLESHPQHELAKRQQKAFGAVVSFEVKGGKDGAWRFIDATRLISITANLGDTKTTITHPSTTSHGRLSPQEREAAGILDSLIRVAVGLEDVADLKADLARGLAAL; encoded by the coding sequence ATGACTCAGGAATGGGATGCCGGTCGACTGGACAGCGACCTTGAAGGCGTGGGTTTTGACACCCTCGCTGTTCGCGCTGGTCAGCACCGCACGCCGGAAGCCGAGCACAGCGATCCGTTGTTCTTCACTTCCAGCTACGTGTTTCGCACAGCGGCGGACGCGGCAGCCACGTTTGCCGGCGACAAGCCGGGCAACGTCTATTCGCGCTACACCAACCCGACTGTGCACTCGTTCGAAGAGCGCATGGCCGCTTTGGAAGGTGGCGAGCAGGCGGTCGGAACATCGACCGGGATGTCCGCCATTCTCGCCACGGTCATGGCCCTATGCAGTGCTGGCGATCACGTGCTGGTCTCCAAGAGCGTGTTCGGTTCGACCATCAGCCTGTTCGAGAAGTACTTCAAGCGCTTCGGCGTGGAAGTCGACTATGTGCCGCTGACCGAGTTGTCGGGCTGGGACGCGGCGATCAAGTCGAACACCAAGCTGCTGTTCGTCGAGTCGCCGTCCAATCCGCTGGCCGAACTGGTCGACATCGCCGCACTGGCCGAAGTCGCTCACGCCAAGGGCGCGCTGCTGGTGGTGGACAATTGCTTCTGCACCCCGGCGTTACAACGTCCGTTGCTGATGGGCGCAGACGTGGTTACACATTCGGCGACCAAATTCATCGACGGCCAGGGCCGGGCGATGGGCGGTGTGGTAGTGGGGCGTGCCGAGTTGATGAAGGAAGTGGTCGGTTTCCTGCGCACCGCAGGGCCGAGCCTGAGTCCTTTCAACGCCTGGCTATTCCTCAAGGGCCTCGAAACACTGACTATCCGCATGCGTGCCCATTGCCAGAGCGCGCTGGAGCTGGCGCAGTGGCTTGAGCAACAGGACGGTATCGAGAAAGTGCATTACGCCGGTCTCGAGAGCCATCCCCAGCACGAACTGGCCAAGCGTCAGCAAAAGGCTTTTGGGGCGGTCGTGAGTTTTGAAGTCAAAGGCGGTAAAGACGGCGCCTGGCGTTTCATTGATGCCACGCGGTTGATTTCCATTACGGCCAACCTGGGCGACACCAAGACCACCATCACTCATCCGAGCACGACCTCCCACGGTCGTTTATCGCCGCAGGAGCGCGAAGCGGCGGGGATCCTGGACAGCCTGATTCGCGTGGCTGTTGGTCTGGAAGACGTGGCCGACCTTAAAGCCGATCTGGCGCGTGGTCTGGCGGCGTTGTGA
- a CDS encoding DUF2242 domain-containing protein, with amino-acid sequence MSKLLSFRTACWAIALLAAAGCSSKKPTVYEHENFDDAGTFSRKYPVADSATCEAARRALLSQGYIITSSDPKIISGHKSFQQTGETHMEISFNVVCAADGNENSATMFANALQDRYALKKVNNSASLGVGVLGSVSMPIGSTDDSMVKVASETVASPKFYDRFFALVENFLPPEVKKAAHIEEKPKTDLGMPEAPVQAPKPAALTEQKPAAAAPATTEPAPAAQPASNASTQAPAATEPTPPATPAPLATPATETSPDAYKGSEPLPAPSESEAFKAEAAQMEATPASGPATAPATDTQATPAQ; translated from the coding sequence ATGTCTAAATTACTGAGCTTTCGTACCGCATGCTGGGCGATTGCCTTGCTGGCCGCCGCAGGCTGCTCGTCCAAGAAGCCGACCGTTTACGAGCATGAAAATTTTGACGATGCCGGGACATTCTCGCGCAAATACCCAGTTGCCGACTCGGCCACCTGCGAGGCCGCCCGCCGTGCGCTGCTAAGTCAGGGTTACATCATCACCAGCAGCGATCCCAAGATCATCAGCGGCCATAAAAGCTTCCAGCAAACCGGCGAAACCCACATGGAGATCAGCTTTAACGTGGTGTGCGCAGCCGACGGCAACGAAAACAGTGCCACGATGTTCGCCAACGCCTTGCAGGACCGTTACGCACTGAAGAAGGTCAACAACTCGGCCAGTCTGGGCGTGGGCGTGCTGGGTTCGGTGTCGATGCCGATCGGTTCGACGGATGATTCAATGGTCAAGGTCGCGAGCGAAACCGTAGCGTCCCCCAAGTTTTATGACCGCTTCTTCGCGTTGGTGGAGAACTTCCTGCCACCCGAAGTGAAGAAAGCCGCGCACATCGAAGAGAAGCCCAAGACTGATCTGGGCATGCCCGAAGCGCCTGTTCAGGCACCAAAGCCTGCTGCGTTGACCGAGCAAAAGCCAGCAGCGGCGGCGCCTGCGACAACTGAGCCTGCGCCCGCGGCCCAGCCAGCGAGCAACGCTTCAACGCAGGCACCTGCTGCTACCGAGCCAACCCCGCCAGCCACTCCAGCGCCATTGGCTACGCCTGCCACTGAGACATCGCCTGACGCTTATAAGGGCAGCGAACCATTGCCTGCTCCGAGCGAGTCAGAAGCGTTCAAGGCGGAGGCGGCGCAAATGGAGGCAACGCCTGCTTCCGGGCCCGCAACTGCTCCGGCGACTGATACGCAAGCAACGCCCGCTCAGTAG
- the accD gene encoding acetyl-CoA carboxylase, carboxyltransferase subunit beta — MSNWLVDKLIPSIMRSEVKKSSVPEGLWHKCPSCEAVLYRPELEKTLDVCPKCNHHMRINARSRLNIFLDTEGRDEIGADLEPVDRLKFRDSKKYKDRLTAAQKQTGEKDALVSMSGTLLGMPVVAVAFEFSFMGGSMGAIVGERFVQAANYALEKRCPMICFAASGGARMQEALISLMQMAKTSAVLARLREEGLPFISVLTDPVYGGVSASLAMLGDVIVAEPKALIGFAGPRVIEQTVREKLPEGFQRSEFLLDHGAIDMIIHRQELRQRLGNVLAQMMGLPTPKFIAPKIEPVIVPPIPANI; from the coding sequence ATGAGCAACTGGTTGGTAGACAAACTGATCCCTTCGATCATGCGTTCCGAGGTCAAGAAGAGCTCGGTGCCTGAAGGCCTGTGGCACAAGTGCCCATCGTGCGAGGCGGTGCTGTATCGACCAGAGCTGGAAAAGACCCTGGACGTCTGCCCCAAGTGCAACCACCACATGCGTATCAATGCGCGCTCGCGCTTGAACATCTTCCTGGACACTGAAGGTCGCGACGAAATCGGTGCCGATCTGGAGCCGGTCGATCGGCTGAAGTTTCGGGACAGCAAAAAGTACAAAGACCGTCTGACCGCTGCGCAAAAGCAGACCGGCGAAAAAGACGCGCTGGTTTCCATGAGCGGTACATTGCTGGGCATGCCAGTGGTGGCGGTGGCCTTTGAGTTCTCTTTCATGGGCGGCTCGATGGGCGCTATCGTCGGTGAGCGCTTTGTCCAGGCTGCGAATTACGCGCTGGAAAAACGCTGCCCGATGATCTGCTTTGCGGCATCAGGTGGTGCGCGGATGCAGGAAGCGCTGATCTCGCTGATGCAAATGGCCAAGACCTCTGCGGTGCTGGCGCGTTTGCGTGAAGAAGGTCTGCCATTCATTTCCGTATTGACCGATCCGGTCTACGGCGGCGTTTCGGCGAGTCTGGCCATGTTGGGCGACGTGATCGTCGCCGAGCCAAAGGCGCTCATCGGCTTTGCAGGTCCTCGCGTCATCGAGCAGACCGTTCGGGAAAAGCTGCCCGAAGGCTTTCAGCGCAGTGAATTCCTGCTTGATCATGGCGCAATCGACATGATCATCCATCGCCAGGAACTGCGTCAGCGCCTGGGCAATGTACTTGCTCAAATGATGGGCCTGCCGACGCCCAAATTCATCGCACCCAAAATCGAACCTGTCATCGTTCCTCCGATTCCGGCCAACATATGA
- a CDS encoding SDR family oxidoreductase, translated as MEAASVHNGRVALVTGAARGIGLGIAAWLLTEGWQVVLADIDRQRGLLVAEVLGENASFVVMDVASEDQVAAGVAHVLGLFGRLDALVCNAAVADPHNTVLESLDLTEWNRVLAVNLGGPMLLAKHCAPYLRAHCGSIVNISSARAHQSEADTEAYAASKGGVLALTHALAISLGPEVRVNAVSPGWIDARDPYVRRTEPLSDADHAQHPAGRVGTVEDVASLVAWLLSRNAGFVTGQEFVVDGGMSRKMVYS; from the coding sequence ATGGAGGCGGCCTCGGTCCATAACGGTCGTGTCGCGCTGGTTACGGGCGCTGCACGCGGCATTGGTCTGGGCATCGCTGCATGGCTGCTCACCGAAGGTTGGCAAGTGGTGCTCGCGGATATTGATCGTCAGCGCGGGCTGCTCGTTGCCGAGGTGCTCGGTGAGAACGCCTCGTTCGTAGTTATGGACGTCGCCAGCGAAGACCAGGTGGCGGCCGGTGTGGCGCATGTGCTTGGGCTGTTTGGTCGTCTTGATGCGCTAGTGTGCAATGCGGCGGTTGCTGATCCGCATAACACCGTGCTTGAAAGCCTTGATCTGACCGAATGGAACCGCGTGCTGGCGGTAAACCTCGGCGGGCCCATGCTTCTGGCCAAGCACTGCGCGCCGTACTTGCGCGCGCACTGCGGCAGCATCGTCAACATCAGCTCAGCGCGCGCGCATCAGTCAGAGGCGGACACAGAAGCCTATGCCGCCAGCAAAGGTGGTGTGCTGGCCTTGACCCATGCGCTCGCGATCAGCTTGGGGCCCGAAGTGAGGGTTAACGCGGTCAGTCCGGGCTGGATCGACGCGCGTGATCCTTATGTGCGTCGTACCGAGCCTTTGTCGGATGCCGATCATGCTCAGCATCCGGCCGGCAGGGTAGGGACGGTGGAAGATGTCGCCTCGTTGGTGGCCTGGTTGCTGTCACGCAATGCCGGGTTCGTTACCGGGCAAGAGTTTGTGGTGGACGGCGGCATGAGTCGCAAGATGGTCTATTCGTAG
- a CDS encoding AraC family transcriptional regulator, which yields MPTPRVRLGDLSVGFVHSLADAVRSVGHDPAPLFEQYGLDAARLGEAGARLSIARYMRLGHSAIELCNAPWLGLRMGQLSRLSQSGMAGVTAAQAPTVREAARTLIRFEALYGSNYRGQSSFHEDASGAWLRFYSISPYNAYNRFVVDSILSGWLHQLSILAGTTLRAEKLEIEFDAPPYAARYADLSEHPPLFDAGVNQLRLSQHSLGLRNPDHCPSTWQHLLTLCERELEQLTRTRSLGEKITQLLGPLLNGGREPDLEEVASRLKLPTWTLRRKLADEGTRFRSILNDTRRDLAMTYIRDTELAFGEIAYLLGFASAEAFQRAFKRWNGQTPGEFRRSQRHTA from the coding sequence ATGCCGACACCTCGTGTACGGCTCGGTGATTTATCCGTGGGATTTGTTCACAGCCTCGCGGACGCGGTGCGCAGTGTCGGTCATGACCCCGCGCCGCTGTTTGAGCAGTATGGTCTGGACGCAGCAAGGCTGGGCGAAGCCGGCGCGCGACTATCGATTGCGCGCTATATGCGTCTGGGGCATTCGGCGATTGAACTGTGTAACGCGCCGTGGCTGGGTTTGCGCATGGGGCAGTTGAGTCGGCTCAGCCAGTCCGGAATGGCCGGCGTGACTGCGGCGCAAGCGCCAACCGTTCGGGAAGCTGCGCGGACACTGATTCGTTTTGAAGCGCTGTACGGCTCCAATTATCGCGGGCAGTCGAGCTTTCATGAGGACGCCAGCGGTGCGTGGCTGCGCTTTTATTCGATCAGCCCCTACAACGCCTACAACCGATTTGTGGTGGACTCGATTCTCAGCGGCTGGCTGCATCAATTGTCGATTTTGGCGGGCACGACGTTGCGCGCAGAAAAGCTGGAGATCGAGTTCGACGCGCCGCCCTACGCCGCTCGGTATGCAGATTTAAGCGAGCATCCGCCGCTGTTTGACGCTGGCGTCAACCAGTTGCGCCTCAGCCAGCACAGTCTCGGGCTGCGCAACCCGGATCACTGCCCCAGCACCTGGCAGCATTTACTGACGTTGTGTGAACGGGAGCTGGAGCAGCTGACACGGACCCGCAGCCTGGGTGAAAAAATCACTCAGTTGCTTGGACCGTTATTGAATGGTGGGCGAGAGCCCGATCTGGAAGAAGTGGCGTCGCGATTGAAGCTGCCGACCTGGACCCTGCGCCGCAAACTGGCCGACGAAGGCACACGTTTCAGGTCGATCCTCAATGACACGCGCCGCGATCTGGCAATGACTTACATCCGTGACACGGAACTGGCCTTTGGCGAGATCGCTTATCTACTGGGTTTCGCGTCGGCCGAAGCCTTTCAACGCGCCTTCAAACGCTGGAACGGTCAGACTCCCGGGGAGTTCCGCCGTAGCCAACGTCATACCGCATAA
- a CDS encoding CvpA family protein — MSFTPVDWAILAIVAISALISLKRGFVKEALSLLTWIIAGAVAWMFGGSLSQYLVNYIETPSARVIAGCTILFVATLLVGAMVNFLIGELIRVTGLSGTDRFLGMVFGAARGGLLVVVAVGLLSLGPVQQDQWWQQSKLLPQFVMVADWSKNLILGMSSKWLASGISVPVDIPFKDHLLPPITPQEVLGKSSSTK; from the coding sequence GTGTCATTTACCCCGGTTGACTGGGCGATCCTCGCGATTGTCGCCATCTCCGCTTTGATCAGTCTCAAGCGCGGCTTCGTAAAGGAAGCATTGTCCTTGTTGACCTGGATCATCGCCGGCGCGGTTGCCTGGATGTTTGGCGGGTCGCTTTCGCAGTATCTGGTCAATTACATCGAGACACCTTCGGCGCGCGTCATTGCGGGCTGTACCATTCTTTTTGTCGCCACCTTGCTGGTCGGCGCCATGGTCAACTTTCTTATTGGGGAACTGATACGCGTCACCGGGCTGTCCGGGACCGATCGTTTTCTGGGTATGGTCTTCGGCGCGGCGCGCGGAGGCCTGCTGGTTGTAGTGGCAGTCGGGCTATTAAGCCTGGGGCCGGTGCAGCAGGATCAATGGTGGCAGCAATCGAAGCTGTTGCCGCAATTTGTCATGGTTGCTGACTGGTCGAAAAACCTGATTCTCGGGATGTCCAGCAAGTGGCTAGCCAGCGGAATCAGCGTACCTGTTGATATTCCGTTCAAGGATCATCTTCTGCCGCCTATAACGCCGCAGGAAGTGCTCGGTAAATCCAGTTCCACTAAGTAG
- a CDS encoding SPOR domain-containing protein, translating into MALLDKAYKQRMVGALVLVAVAVIFLPMLFSRQDEARHVQVEAPAAPQASAMSQVKVDPVSVPEQQPLPQEPVPTDEDLTRSSQPPSTPIAPAPSRPVTQQTAAVAKAAPAPAAPASTQPVKSAPATPSVPAAESRVDANGLSVSWSVQLASMSNRANADNLQKTLRTQGYNAYIRTSDGVNRVFVGPLIERAEADRLRDQLDKQQKLKGIVVRFQPERR; encoded by the coding sequence ATGGCTTTGCTGGATAAGGCTTACAAACAGCGAATGGTCGGCGCATTGGTGCTGGTCGCTGTGGCAGTGATTTTTCTGCCCATGCTGTTCTCGCGTCAGGACGAGGCGCGTCATGTGCAAGTCGAAGCGCCCGCAGCGCCGCAAGCGTCAGCCATGTCTCAGGTCAAAGTTGATCCGGTCAGTGTCCCCGAGCAGCAGCCTTTGCCGCAGGAACCCGTGCCGACGGATGAGGATCTGACCCGCAGCTCGCAGCCGCCTTCCACCCCGATAGCGCCAGCACCGAGCAGGCCTGTCACGCAACAAACCGCGGCGGTCGCGAAGGCAGCACCTGCACCAGCAGCACCAGCTTCCACTCAGCCTGTAAAAAGTGCTCCTGCGACCCCTTCAGTGCCTGCTGCGGAAAGCCGAGTGGACGCCAATGGTCTTTCGGTCAGTTGGTCGGTCCAATTGGCGAGCATGTCCAATCGGGCGAATGCCGATAACCTCCAGAAAACCCTGCGCACTCAGGGGTACAACGCCTACATCCGCACCTCGGATGGCGTGAACCGGGTGTTTGTCGGTCCGCTGATCGAGCGCGCAGAAGCCGACCGTCTGCGTGACCAACTGGACAAGCAGCAGAAGCTCAAGGGCATCGTGGTGCGCTTCCAGCCTGAACGCCGATAA